The Chitinophagales bacterium genome window below encodes:
- a CDS encoding HAMP domain-containing histidine kinase: protein MRNSQISIVVILGVLAILGILTVQIFWLSKAYDVKERQFNESIHTALLNVAEKIASDNEGNLSNEDIVNQLSSDYFVVNINDQIDANTLEYYISNEFEKLQINLDYEYAIYDCASDEMVYGNYVDLDDQITNDKPTKSLPKYNEFSYYFGVFLPTKTSYVLNNLKLTIVFSILLSIALIFFAYAIYIILKQKRLSELQTDFINNMTHEFKTPISAIKLSAEAMLKNENIKTDNRLSNYTKIVQEQAERLNGQVEKVLNIAKLQNDNLELKKEKLNLNEQLEEIVRSASLNFEKNGGSIILNLPENDVEIYADKLHFNNIMYNLLDNALKYNDKTPIVNLSVENRGAKTIIKIKDNGIGIDEKHIKQVFNKFYRVPTGNVHNVKGFGLGLFYVKQVVDKHNWKIKINSKKGEGTTINIEI, encoded by the coding sequence GTGAGAAACAGCCAAATTAGTATTGTAGTTATTTTAGGTGTTTTGGCCATTTTGGGCATATTAACTGTTCAAATTTTTTGGCTTAGTAAAGCTTATGATGTTAAAGAAAGGCAGTTTAACGAAAGTATTCATACGGCATTGCTAAATGTAGCCGAAAAAATAGCTTCTGACAATGAAGGAAATTTAAGTAATGAAGATATAGTTAATCAATTATCTAGTGATTATTTTGTGGTAAATATTAATGACCAAATTGATGCCAATACTTTAGAATACTATATAAGCAATGAATTTGAAAAACTGCAAATAAATTTAGATTACGAATATGCTATTTACGATTGTGCCAGTGATGAAATGGTTTATGGCAATTATGTAGATTTAGACGACCAAATTACAAACGACAAACCCACTAAATCGCTGCCAAAATACAATGAATTTTCTTATTATTTTGGCGTCTTTTTGCCTACAAAAACAAGCTATGTGCTTAATAATTTAAAACTGACTATTGTGTTTTCTATTTTATTGAGTATAGCACTTATATTTTTTGCTTATGCCATATATATTATTCTAAAACAAAAAAGACTTTCGGAGTTGCAAACCGATTTTATAAATAATATGACACACGAGTTTAAAACGCCAATTTCGGCTATAAAACTTTCGGCAGAGGCTATGCTTAAAAATGAAAATATTAAAACAGACAATAGACTGTCAAATTATACTAAAATAGTACAAGAGCAAGCAGAAAGACTTAATGGACAGGTAGAAAAAGTTTTGAATATTGCCAAGCTGCAAAACGATAATTTAGAGCTTAAAAAAGAAAAACTTAACTTAAATGAGCAGTTAGAAGAAATAGTAAGGAGTGCATCATTGAATTTTGAAAAAAATGGTGGAAGTATAATTTTAAATTTACCTGAAAATGATGTAGAAATTTATGCCGACAAACTGCATTTTAATAACATTATGTACAATTTGTTAGATAATGCTTTAAAATACAATGATAAAACACCTATTGTAAATTTAAGTGTAGAAAATAGAGGTGCAAAAACCATAATTAAGATAAAAGATAATGGAATAGGAATTGACGAAAAACATATTAAACAAGTTTTTAATAAATTTTATAGAGTGCCTACCGGAAATGTGCACAATGTAAAAGGTTTTGGCTTAGGATTATTTTATGTAAAACAAGTGGTAGATAAACACAACTGGAAAATAAAAATAAACAGCAAAAAAGGCGAAGGAACAACAATTAATATAGAAATATGA
- a CDS encoding response regulator transcription factor: MSKIRILYVEDDEALAFITKEEMLQENYEIVHCDNGKTAIDTFDAEHFDLAILDIMLPQVDGFEIAKHIRSKNEEVPILFLSAKSLEEDRLKGFEIGADDYLTKPFSMDELLFKIKIFLKRRNVENSTPQNNYTFCGYEFSPNDLTLKNNKVKFDITAKEADLLALLLDNANTTVKRSDILIKLWGKNDYFLGRSLDVFISRLRKYLADSDEVQIETVRGVGFKLSK; encoded by the coding sequence ATGAGCAAAATAAGAATATTATATGTAGAAGATGATGAGGCATTAGCATTTATTACAAAAGAAGAAATGCTACAAGAAAATTATGAAATAGTACACTGCGACAATGGAAAAACAGCAATAGATACTTTTGATGCGGAGCATTTTGACTTGGCGATATTAGATATAATGCTACCGCAAGTAGATGGTTTTGAAATAGCAAAGCACATAAGAAGTAAAAATGAAGAGGTACCTATTTTATTTTTATCGGCAAAATCATTAGAAGAAGATAGATTGAAAGGTTTTGAAATAGGAGCAGATGATTATCTAACTAAGCCTTTTAGTATGGATGAATTGCTATTTAAAATTAAAATATTTTTAAAAAGAAGAAATGTTGAAAATTCCACTCCGCAAAATAATTATACTTTTTGCGGGTATGAATTTAGTCCTAATGATTTAACTTTAAAAAACAATAAAGTAAAGTTTGATATAACAGCAAAAGAAGCCGACTTGCTGGCACTACTTTTAGATAATGCCAATACTACCGTAAAAAGAAGTGATATTTTAATAAAACTTTGGGGTAAAAATGATTATTTTTTGGGTAGAAGTTTAGATGTTTTTATATCAAGATTAAGAAAATATCTTGCCGATAGTGATGAGGTACAAATAGAAACAGTGAGGGGAGTAGGCTTTAAGTTAAGCAAATAA
- a CDS encoding DUF1573 domain-containing protein translates to MKNLFLILFVFIGMSSMAQDLNLSVEGSGAVISFDKETLDYGDIAKGSDGQREFVITNKGNEPLIISNCKGSCGCTVPKCPTEPILPGETSKIKVKYDTNRVGKFTKSVTVSSNASEATKVVKITGNVLAE, encoded by the coding sequence ATGAAAAATTTATTCTTAATCTTGTTTGTGTTTATTGGAATGAGTTCAATGGCACAGGATTTAAACTTATCTGTAGAAGGTAGTGGTGCAGTTATTTCTTTTGACAAAGAAACTTTAGACTATGGCGATATTGCTAAAGGTTCTGATGGACAAAGAGAATTTGTAATAACTAACAAAGGAAATGAGCCATTAATTATCTCTAACTGTAAAGGTAGCTGTGGATGTACAGTTCCTAAATGTCCTACTGAGCCAATTTTGCCGGGTGAGACTTCAAAAATTAAAGTAAAATACGATACTAATAGAGTTGGTAAATTTACTAAATCTGTAACGGTAAGCTCTAACGCTTCTGAAGCTACTAAAGTGGTAAAAATAACAGGAAACGTATTAGCAGAGTAA
- a CDS encoding helix-turn-helix transcriptional regulator produces the protein MSQEIEIINKATELFFQYGVRSVTMDDLSKDLGISKKTLYQFVQNKSDLVKKALENFMKTQRVEIDFILNQKKQCYRRDSIYWQNKSKKFKKNTSFFNVRFRKILSRIVANSAGL, from the coding sequence ATGAGTCAAGAGATAGAAATAATAAACAAAGCTACGGAACTTTTCTTTCAGTATGGTGTTCGTTCTGTTACTATGGATGATTTATCTAAAGATTTAGGTATTTCTAAAAAAACCTTGTACCAGTTTGTACAAAACAAATCTGATTTAGTAAAAAAAGCTCTTGAAAATTTTATGAAAACCCAAAGAGTAGAAATAGATTTTATACTAAATCAAAAAAAACAATGCTATAGACGAGATAGTATCTATTGGCAAAATAAATCTAAAAAATTTAAGAAAAATACATCCTTCTTCAATGTACGATTTAGAAAAATACTATCCCGAATCGTGGCAAATAGTGCAGGATTATAA
- a CDS encoding TolC family protein, whose protein sequence is MNKIILLLAILLPFAIYAQYDFTLEQAVNYGLQNSKTFKNAQLESAKQKEFAFEIMTEGFPKLKANLDYNYAFQQQTSVIPAGVFSPQEMVIKFSQPQSATLKAELNQLIFDARYVYGLKARKVLLQIADQQVEQARIDITEDITKAYYAALISQKAYTLLLENKTTLEEILRDTRATYNVGLIDELSVDRLELNLQNLESEITKLHNQYDLALNNLKFSIGMPQEEELIVTEKLDDITSLDNVPILQDIDPNERIEAKLLDNRLEMKKFDIKQVRSNYFPALYAFGNYGTNAQRTKFDFFDTNQRWFDFGNLGFSLQIPLFDGLKAYSQIQQKKIEEQMTLNDRENFNEAVQLQFSNAQTQLINAINEYNNQKQNLALANKILNKTRVMFNEGVGSSYELSQAQQEYTTTMINYSQSVYNLLIAKLELEKVSAKL, encoded by the coding sequence ATGAATAAAATAATATTACTACTGGCAATATTACTGCCGTTTGCTATTTATGCTCAATACGATTTTACATTAGAGCAAGCTGTTAATTATGGATTGCAAAACAGTAAAACTTTTAAAAATGCTCAGTTAGAATCGGCAAAACAAAAGGAATTTGCTTTTGAAATAATGACAGAAGGATTTCCAAAACTAAAAGCCAATTTAGATTATAATTATGCGTTTCAACAACAAACCAGTGTTATTCCTGCGGGTGTTTTTTCTCCGCAAGAAATGGTAATTAAGTTTTCGCAGCCACAGTCAGCCACGCTTAAAGCAGAGCTTAATCAATTAATTTTTGATGCCAGATACGTATATGGCTTAAAAGCCAGAAAAGTATTGCTTCAAATAGCCGACCAGCAAGTAGAACAAGCCAGAATAGACATTACAGAAGATATAACTAAAGCATATTATGCTGCTTTAATTAGCCAAAAAGCATACACTTTATTGTTAGAAAACAAAACAACACTTGAAGAAATACTAAGAGATACCAGAGCCACTTATAATGTAGGTTTAATAGATGAACTTAGCGTAGATAGATTGGAGTTAAATCTCCAAAATTTAGAATCGGAAATTACAAAACTTCATAATCAGTATGATTTGGCATTAAATAATTTAAAGTTTTCAATAGGAATGCCACAAGAAGAAGAACTAATTGTAACAGAAAAATTAGACGATATTACATCGTTAGATAATGTTCCAATTCTTCAAGATATTGACCCAAACGAAAGAATAGAAGCAAAATTATTGGATAATAGATTGGAGATGAAAAAATTTGACATCAAGCAAGTGCGTTCTAATTATTTTCCTGCTTTATATGCTTTTGGAAATTATGGAACTAATGCCCAGCGTACAAAATTTGACTTTTTTGATACCAACCAGCGTTGGTTTGATTTTGGAAATTTAGGTTTCTCTTTACAAATTCCACTTTTTGATGGTTTAAAAGCATATTCTCAAATACAGCAGAAAAAAATAGAGGAGCAGATGACCTTAAATGACAGGGAGAATTTTAATGAAGCTGTGCAACTTCAATTTTCAAATGCTCAAACGCAGCTTATAAATGCCATAAACGAATACAACAACCAAAAGCAAAATTTGGCTTTGGCAAACAAAATATTAAACAAAACAAGAGTAATGTTTAACGAAGGTGTAGGTTCAAGCTACGAGTTGTCGCAGGCACAGCAAGAATACACCACCACTATGATAAATTACTCGCAGTCGGTGTACAATTTATTAATAGCAAAATTAGAATTAGAAAAAGTATCAGCTAAATTATAA
- a CDS encoding efflux RND transporter periplasmic adaptor subunit: MRKRNLLYIIAVVLLLASCGGKKTDLDKLNKQKDKLTSKIKKLEGKLTTVENQIAELDTTKQENILELVNVEELKKTTFKHYIEAQGKTYSENNITITTDMGGLVKAIYVQEGQRVSKGQTLIQLDNSVVLNQIAELETALTLAKDVYDKRKRLWDQNIGSEIEFLQAKNNYESLINKKATANTQLSKLAIKAPINGYIDAVSLKLGEMAAPGYPAATIVNNTDMEVKIDLPEAYLGKVKVGDEILVDVPTLNTTKEAKVSAVGQTVNQFNRAFQITAKVDNKENDLKPNMLVEVKFLSKTFDNVIVIPAKFLQESAKGFFVFTAKVDNATGVATAHKINIEISDTYNGEVVVDKGLNAGDLLIKEGFRYVLDQQEIELNKTITDTTVNNE; the protein is encoded by the coding sequence ATGAGAAAAAGAAATTTATTATACATAATAGCAGTTGTTTTATTACTGGCATCTTGTGGAGGAAAAAAAACAGATTTAGATAAACTAAATAAGCAAAAAGATAAGTTAACATCTAAAATTAAAAAATTAGAGGGAAAACTCACTACGGTTGAAAATCAAATAGCTGAACTTGATACTACTAAACAAGAAAACATATTAGAGTTAGTAAATGTAGAAGAGCTGAAAAAAACAACTTTTAAACATTATATAGAAGCACAAGGTAAAACTTATTCAGAAAACAATATTACCATAACTACCGATATGGGTGGCTTGGTAAAAGCTATATATGTACAAGAAGGTCAGAGAGTTAGCAAAGGGCAAACCCTAATTCAACTTGATAATTCAGTAGTTTTAAACCAAATAGCCGAATTAGAAACGGCTTTAACCTTAGCTAAAGACGTTTATGATAAAAGAAAAAGATTATGGGATCAAAATATAGGTTCTGAAATAGAATTTTTGCAAGCAAAAAATAACTATGAATCTTTAATAAATAAAAAAGCAACGGCAAATACACAGCTAAGTAAATTAGCCATAAAAGCACCAATAAACGGCTATATAGATGCAGTTAGTTTAAAATTAGGCGAAATGGCAGCTCCGGGCTATCCTGCCGCCACTATAGTAAATAATACCGATATGGAAGTAAAAATTGACCTACCGGAAGCTTATTTAGGAAAAGTAAAAGTAGGAGATGAAATACTGGTAGATGTACCTACTTTAAATACAACCAAAGAAGCTAAAGTTAGTGCCGTGGGGCAAACCGTAAATCAGTTTAACAGAGCTTTTCAAATAACAGCAAAAGTAGATAATAAAGAAAATGATTTAAAACCGAATATGCTTGTTGAAGTTAAATTTTTAAGTAAAACTTTTGACAATGTAATCGTTATACCCGCTAAATTTTTGCAAGAATCGGCTAAAGGATTTTTTGTATTTACCGCCAAAGTAGATAATGCTACGGGAGTGGCAACAGCACATAAAATAAACATAGAAATAAGCGATACTTATAATGGCGAAGTGGTAGTAGATAAAGGATTAAATGCAGGAGATTTGCTAATAAAAGAAGGTTTTAGATACGTACTTGACCAGCAGGAGATAGAATTAAATAAAACAATAACAGATACAACGGTAAATAATGAGTAA
- a CDS encoding efflux RND transporter permease subunit, which produces MSNENQNKDVNREFFLSSLSIDNRTSVFILMFLILITGFGAYRSMPKENFPEISIPTVYIGVAYPGNSPEDMENLITRHIEKEINSIKDVSEIRSTSIQDYTTIIVEFDFDVNVAEALANVKDAVDKAKSELPSDLDREPNVFELDMSNIPVININLSGENYTLEQLKENAEYLQDEIEALKEVSKVEIRGSIDKELNIAVDNAKMEAAKVSFKDIEDAVNYENMTVSAGDILVDGSRRTIRLVGEFTGVQEIENLVVKSDYQKPIFLRDIATVTFRAKETDSYARINGSPVVSLDVKKRNGENLIDAVDKIMVIVENAKKSHFDKDLDVTITNDTSLQTKLQVSNLENSIISGVILVVLVLLFFLGLRNALFVGIAIPLSMLMGFLILNIMGVTLNMMVLYSLVLALGMLVDNGIVVVENVYRLLQEGKDLITASKEGVGEVAVPIIASTATTLAAFFPLIFWQSIMGEFMKYLPITLIIVLSSSLFVALVINPVLTSYFMKLDEETRAQRTNVTKFLLTYGVGVVVGAILVFVGLKSDIKPMVVVGNLIGIFSSIAIINRFILSPLAEKFQENFLPVLENWYENTVSWTLQGFRPVWVFIGMFVLLFGSLFYFGANMPEVVFFPEGKPNYVNVFIEFPTGTDIDYTNEQTRKIEDKVIKAMGKYGLGIGKNVESILINVGAGTSDPTRATETQGVTPNKSKITVSFIEYEKRTEVEMNGKMQRFDTELAMNEIRNLVGKIPGAVVSVDRDPQGPPVGPPINIAISGDEFDELIKIHNQVRTIINKAVADGEIVGLEKLKSDLDEGKPELLFNLNRAAVRTYGLSTGQVAGALRTALFGKEISSIKFGDEDYPIMLRFKREQRYDLETLKNMLITFRDQSDGKTKQVPVSAIADVQYSSSLGAVRRIDLDRVVTLYSNVTSEGNANEIIAKLKNELTPQKLRLPEGYNIDFTGEQEEQAKSMSFLVNALMIAVFVIFMIIVAQFNSVTAPVIIMLSVVFSFIGVFLGLAVFGDQFVVIMTMIGIISLAGIVVNNAIVLMDFTELTRDRFKVQLGMKKTDRLSKGKIIEAIVYAGKTRLRPVLLTAVTTVLGLIPLAVGINIDFEGFLSTMSPNFYIGGDNVMFWGPLSWTVIYGLTFSTFLTLVIVPVMILLFDLAGHKFSNLFKKN; this is translated from the coding sequence ATGAGTAACGAAAACCAGAATAAAGACGTTAACAGAGAGTTTTTCTTATCCAGTTTATCTATAGATAACAGAACCAGTGTATTTATACTAATGTTTTTAATCCTAATCACAGGATTTGGAGCATATAGATCTATGCCTAAAGAAAATTTCCCCGAAATTAGTATTCCTACGGTTTATATTGGGGTGGCATATCCGGGCAACTCGCCAGAGGATATGGAAAACTTAATAACCCGACATATTGAAAAAGAAATAAACTCTATAAAAGACGTTTCTGAAATACGTTCTACTTCTATACAAGATTATACTACTATAATTGTAGAGTTTGATTTTGATGTAAACGTAGCTGAAGCATTGGCAAATGTAAAAGATGCCGTAGATAAAGCCAAAAGTGAATTGCCCAGCGATTTAGACCGAGAGCCTAATGTGTTTGAGTTAGATATGTCTAACATTCCTGTTATAAATATAAATTTAAGTGGAGAAAATTATACTTTAGAACAGCTTAAAGAAAATGCCGAATACTTACAAGATGAAATAGAAGCACTAAAAGAAGTGTCTAAAGTAGAAATAAGAGGAAGTATAGATAAAGAACTAAATATAGCCGTAGATAATGCCAAAATGGAAGCGGCTAAAGTTAGCTTTAAAGACATAGAAGATGCCGTAAACTACGAAAATATGACGGTAAGTGCTGGCGATATTTTAGTAGATGGCAGTAGAAGAACTATTAGGCTTGTGGGCGAATTTACGGGCGTACAAGAAATAGAAAACTTAGTGGTTAAAAGCGATTATCAAAAACCCATATTTTTAAGAGATATTGCCACCGTTACTTTTAGGGCAAAAGAAACAGACAGCTATGCCAGAATAAACGGCTCTCCCGTAGTTTCTTTAGATGTGAAGAAAAGAAATGGCGAAAACTTAATTGATGCCGTAGATAAAATAATGGTAATAGTAGAAAATGCTAAAAAATCGCATTTTGATAAAGATTTAGATGTTACCATTACAAACGATACTTCACTACAAACAAAATTGCAAGTTTCTAACCTTGAAAACAGTATTATTTCGGGGGTTATATTAGTGGTGTTGGTTTTATTGTTTTTCTTAGGATTAAGAAATGCCCTTTTTGTAGGTATAGCCATTCCTCTTAGTATGCTTATGGGCTTTTTAATACTAAATATAATGGGTGTAACGCTAAATATGATGGTGTTATATTCATTAGTGCTTGCCTTAGGTATGCTGGTAGATAATGGTATAGTGGTAGTAGAAAATGTATATAGACTGCTGCAAGAAGGTAAAGATTTAATAACCGCCAGTAAAGAAGGTGTAGGCGAAGTGGCTGTGCCTATTATAGCATCTACAGCTACTACTTTAGCCGCTTTTTTCCCATTAATATTTTGGCAGTCTATTATGGGCGAGTTTATGAAATATTTGCCTATAACATTAATTATTGTTTTATCCAGTTCACTGTTTGTGGCTTTGGTTATTAATCCTGTTTTAACTTCATATTTCATGAAATTAGATGAGGAAACAAGAGCTCAGAGAACTAATGTTACTAAATTTCTATTAACCTACGGAGTGGGCGTAGTTGTTGGTGCTATTTTGGTTTTTGTTGGCTTAAAATCTGATATTAAACCAATGGTTGTAGTAGGAAATTTAATAGGTATTTTTTCATCTATAGCTATAATAAACAGATTTATTTTAAGTCCTTTAGCTGAAAAATTTCAAGAAAACTTTTTACCTGTTCTTGAAAATTGGTACGAAAATACCGTGTCATGGACATTGCAAGGATTTAGACCCGTTTGGGTTTTTATAGGAATGTTTGTTTTGCTATTTGGTTCCTTATTTTATTTTGGAGCTAATATGCCGGAGGTTGTGTTTTTCCCCGAAGGGAAACCAAATTATGTAAATGTTTTTATAGAGTTTCCTACCGGAACAGATATAGATTATACCAACGAACAAACCCGAAAAATAGAAGATAAAGTGATTAAAGCCATGGGGAAATATGGCTTAGGTATAGGTAAAAATGTAGAGTCTATTTTAATAAACGTAGGTGCAGGAACCTCCGATCCTACACGAGCTACTGAAACACAAGGTGTAACGCCTAATAAATCAAAAATTACCGTTTCATTTATTGAATACGAAAAGCGTACAGAGGTAGAAATGAATGGAAAAATGCAGCGTTTTGATACCGAATTGGCAATGAATGAAATAAGAAATTTAGTGGGCAAAATACCGGGAGCAGTAGTTTCTGTAGATAGAGACCCACAAGGGCCTCCTGTGGGACCACCAATAAATATAGCCATAAGTGGAGATGAATTTGATGAGTTAATTAAAATTCATAATCAAGTTAGAACCATTATAAATAAAGCTGTTGCCGATGGAGAAATTGTAGGTCTTGAAAAATTAAAATCAGATTTAGACGAAGGCAAACCCGAACTATTATTTAACCTAAATAGAGCTGCTGTAAGAACCTATGGCTTATCTACAGGGCAAGTGGCAGGGGCTTTGCGTACGGCATTATTTGGCAAAGAAATTTCATCTATAAAATTTGGTGATGAGGATTATCCTATCATGTTACGTTTTAAAAGGGAGCAACGTTATGATTTAGAAACGCTAAAAAATATGCTCATAACTTTTAGAGACCAAAGCGATGGAAAAACCAAACAAGTGCCCGTTTCTGCTATTGCAGATGTTCAATATTCTTCATCGTTAGGAGCGGTAAGAAGAATAGATTTAGATAGAGTGGTTACTTTGTATTCTAATGTTACATCTGAAGGTAATGCCAATGAAATAATTGCAAAACTGAAAAATGAACTTACACCTCAAAAATTAAGATTGCCGGAAGGATATAATATAGATTTTACAGGAGAACAAGAAGAGCAAGCTAAGTCAATGTCATTTTTAGTAAATGCCTTAATGATAGCCGTTTTTGTTATTTTTATGATAATAGTAGCACAGTTTAATTCTGTTACCGCTCCGGTTATTATTATGCTTTCAGTAGTGTTTAGTTTTATAGGAGTATTTTTAGGTTTAGCCGTTTTTGGCGATCAGTTTGTGGTTATTATGACTATGATTGGTATTATTTCCTTAGCAGGAATAGTGGTAAACAATGCCATAGTTTTAATGGATTTTACAGAACTAACCCGAGATAGGTTTAAGGTACAGCTGGGAATGAAAAAAACCGACCGTTTATCAAAAGGAAAAATTATAGAAGCTATTGTATATGCAGGAAAAACAAGACTTAGACCCGTACTTTTAACAGCCGTAACCACTGTTTTAGGTTTAATTCCATTAGCCGTGGGTATTAATATAGATTTTGAAGGATTTTTATCTACCATGAGTCCTAATTTTTACATAGGTGGAGATAACGTAATGTTTTGGGGACCACTAAGTTGGACAGTAATTTATGGTCTTACGTTTTCTACTTTCTTAACATTGGTTATCGTGCCTGTTATGATACTTTTATTTGACTTAGCGGGGCATAAGTTTTCAAACTTGTTTAAGAAAAATTAG
- a CDS encoding TlpA family protein disulfide reductase: MNKELLKKIWNVVFYVGLIVVVLIFVKRKYIVPTINQDKLELVTYQKEPISLNDYKGEVVVLNFWQTWCGPCVHEMPTLNAMPEKWNQIKVIAVSDEPLAKIQKFKEKYPNIEFVQILNFDETSVTQFPTTYIFNKKGVKVYSKIGGKNWAEDNFIAMLKKNYAD; this comes from the coding sequence ATGAATAAAGAACTTTTAAAAAAGATTTGGAATGTAGTTTTTTACGTAGGCTTAATAGTTGTTGTTTTAATTTTTGTAAAACGCAAATATATAGTACCTACTATTAACCAAGATAAACTTGAATTAGTTACCTACCAAAAAGAACCTATTTCTCTTAATGATTATAAAGGCGAAGTAGTGGTGCTTAATTTTTGGCAAACATGGTGTGGACCGTGTGTACACGAAATGCCAACACTGAATGCAATGCCGGAAAAATGGAATCAAATAAAAGTAATAGCTGTAAGTGATGAACCGCTTGCTAAAATTCAAAAATTTAAAGAGAAATATCCAAATATTGAGTTTGTCCAAATTTTGAATTTTGATGAAACCAGTGTTACACAATTTCCTACTACTTATATTTTTAATAAAAAAGGGGTAAAAGTTTATAGTAAAATAGGAGGTAAAAATTGGGCTGAGGATAATTTTATAGCTATGTTAAAAAAGAACTATGCCGATTGA
- a CDS encoding Smr/MutS family protein codes for MPIDKEKLELLKAMMSGDYDPVAENKLHNSTVSNDLHRNNDKLKQKDIPTLEDQLKQFEKIIDKALLSNQDKVSIIHGKGAGILKKELYKRLKKTPHVKRFELNAKNEGETIVYFK; via the coding sequence ATGCCGATTGATAAAGAAAAATTAGAGCTACTAAAAGCCATGATGAGTGGCGATTATGACCCCGTAGCAGAAAATAAATTGCACAATAGTACGGTAAGCAACGATTTGCATAGGAATAATGATAAGTTAAAGCAAAAAGATATACCTACACTTGAAGACCAATTAAAACAATTTGAAAAAATAATAGATAAAGCATTGTTGAGCAATCAAGATAAAGTTTCAATAATACATGGCAAAGGTGCTGGAATATTGAAAAAAGAACTTTATAAAAGACTTAAAAAAACACCTCATGTAAAGCGTTTTGAGCTAAATGCTAAAAACGAAGGAGAAACAATAGTATATTTTAAATAA
- a CDS encoding GatB/YqeY domain-containing protein yields MGLEQKVQEALKKAMLAKDQAGMRTLRAIKSALMLVKTEKGFSGEITEEQEIQILQKMVKQRKESLDVYENQGREDLAATEKEEIEIIEKFLPEQLNEDKIRAIIATIIQKTGASSMKDMGKVMGMANKEMAGKADGKTIAEIVKASLQ; encoded by the coding sequence ATGGGTTTAGAACAAAAAGTACAAGAAGCGTTAAAAAAAGCTATGCTGGCAAAAGACCAAGCAGGTATGAGAACATTAAGAGCTATAAAATCGGCATTAATGTTGGTAAAAACAGAGAAAGGTTTTAGTGGCGAAATTACGGAGGAGCAGGAGATACAAATTTTGCAAAAGATGGTAAAGCAACGCAAAGAATCATTAGATGTGTATGAAAACCAAGGGAGAGAAGATTTGGCGGCTACAGAAAAAGAAGAAATAGAAATAATAGAAAAGTTTTTGCCAGAGCAACTTAACGAAGATAAAATAAGAGCGATTATTGCTACAATAATACAAAAAACGGGTGCAAGCAGCATGAAAGATATGGGAAAAGTGATGGGCATGGCAAATAAAGAAATGGCAGGCAAAGCCGATGGCAAAACAATAGCTGAAATAGTGAAAGCAAGTTTACAATGA
- a CDS encoding CvpA family protein: MILDVVFVLIILAAFYNGYSKGIIYSVLSLIAIVLGVIIAMNFSSAASVWLNTQFNIPAVIMPTLSFVLVLIAVVLAVRLVAYLAEKFLKTIMLNVVNKLAGGILWAVIASMLFSLLVFLISKTGIFTESLISSSYSYKYIVPFGPFTLKTMQALIPYLQESFEMMNNTVKEFAN; encoded by the coding sequence ATGATATTAGATGTAGTATTTGTACTTATAATTTTAGCGGCATTTTACAATGGCTATAGCAAAGGAATTATATATTCAGTATTAAGTTTAATAGCCATTGTTTTGGGTGTTATAATTGCTATGAATTTTTCATCAGCCGCATCAGTTTGGCTAAATACGCAGTTTAATATTCCTGCGGTTATAATGCCTACACTTTCGTTTGTTTTAGTATTAATAGCCGTAGTGCTGGCAGTGCGGTTAGTGGCTTATTTAGCCGAAAAATTTTTAAAAACCATTATGCTTAATGTTGTAAACAAATTGGCAGGAGGCATTTTATGGGCAGTAATAGCAAGTATGTTGTTTAGTTTGTTGGTATTTCTTATTTCTAAAACAGGAATTTTTACAGAGAGTTTAATAAGTAGTTCTTATAGTTATAAATACATAGTGCCTTTTGGTCCTTTTACTTTAAAAACTATGCAGGCATTAATACCGTATTTGCAAGAATCTTTTGAAATGATGAATAATACCGTAAAAGAGTTTGCCAATTAA